Genomic DNA from Parasteatoda tepidariorum isolate YZ-2023 chromosome 3, CAS_Ptep_4.0, whole genome shotgun sequence:
gtGAGATCCCTACTGTAGATAAGGTTTTATCTAGAGGGTTGTTTTTATCTCTTCTGTAGAAAGTGaaggaattattttcattttcggGACTTAGAAATTTTTCGTACCCAAgtgtattttattaagttttcaatatttaaattaatataccaattattattttctcatttaagcattatattttattctattcctaatatttaaattaatattttaaataaataatttttctttataatgcttACGATTTACTTTGATTACTAAAATGGagtgacatttttattaattacaaattatatgtTTACCAGTTTTAATCTAAGATTTTTGTTCTTGTCCAATACTCGTGGTCCCATCTAgtgagtaaaataaatactaattttataaaacacataggaaaaaaagttttgtacgAGAAATACTCATGCTGCCATCTATTGGAGGAAGTTTCAACACTGTTTCTACGTAACTTTAACAGAATCACTTCTgaagtaatatataaataaagtgtttaaacTTAGGATTCGAACCAACAATctcatattaacaaaatgttttcatggTACAACGGTTTCAACCGACGCGCTAACCGTTGTGCCATGAACACATACGCATACAACGAGaatataagattttataaaagtgtGAAGGAAATGTTTTCACTCACCCTttgtaatagaatatttttttaagtttaattttcaatttattttaaaatcaaaatgaaaaggaagttaaattataagttcatcaaaactatatttgaaaagcgtacactattaatttatttttacaagtcgcgtaaaatgaaatattcgcGTTGAGACTAAGGAGAAAATCTCAAACATCTTTCATTCTATGTAACttacacaaaaaatatgttacacTAATATTCAGGGGAGGGCGAGCTTTCAAACATAGGATTCAAACCATCAATTTctcaactataaaaaattttgaataacacaACGTTCTCGATGAGATGCAAACTGTtgaactaaaaagaaatattcattttacacgaataaaaagttgttgttgtttttttttctatgtcaCTGTAGAAAGATTTTCTAACATAATCTCcatgaaaaaagtataataaattttaaattttactgcgatacattttcaaatttaatttatgtatattattatgatctctttagattaaatatgaaaatcgtttaaaattgaaattaacaaaactatGATTCAGaggaaagatataaaataatattgacaaatacacaaaataagataaaaaaaacaatctttattcaataaatttttaagaagatgaacaatatataatacaaaatttccCGCTACACAATAATGTTCTACTtcattggaaatttaaatagGAACGTATGGAACAATTAACATTCAAATATCGTGAAGATATGCAAATTGTTTTACAATCAATGTGAAAAACTCTCCTTAACATAAATGACGAGAGTGAAAAATTAGAGTACATTTTCATAGTGAGATACATGTAATGACATAAAAGTTAATTGTGCCTTtgggatttttttctctttcattttgaataaatcaaaacacaattttatgtgcaaaaatgaataaaattaattcaataaattaattcaataaatatataaataaaattaaaagagttaacgtgaataaaatgtatatctaaattaaacattgttaaTTCTAAAGTGACCGTGTGCAAATGTGTCACAtccattttctaaaatgtaacgCTTATCATCTAGAGGACAAAGGGCTAATTTGTTTGTTGTAACAGAATACAGTTGATGATTTTTTGAGATGatagttttcattttctctCTAACTCTGGAATTTTCGAAAAGACATTTGATATAACTACTGtgtttcagttttttgtttCGTACGCTCTTCACCACTCCCTTTGctgcttttttttccccatcttCACTCAATATAGAGTATAATTTAGAGCGCAGTCCTACAAATTCAACCACTACTACCCCATTTAATTCATCTTTCATTTTCCCGAGAACTTTTTTGTTGACTTCGCTGTGTAAAAAATGATGCTTCGGATAATCAGATGTGTCATAGAGATCGATATTTTCTCTCATGTCGTGGTAAATATCTTCTGTTTCAATGTGATAGCACAACGAATCAGTGTCcgtgaataataattttgccttCTCACCATACTTATTTCTTATATGGTTATAATGAAATTCGTACATAAATATCTTGCTGATATCTAAGACGGTAAATCCCGTGTATACGGGACGGTTTAAAACTAAAGATGTTACATGACGTGAAATAATTACAAGGTTATCATCTATGATATTAAAACTGTTGAAGGAGGGGGAAGCTATTAATTTTAACGCTTTTTTCTTATCTACTACAATGTCGATATTTTCCCGTTGACGCaaattttctaatgttttcCCAAACATACTGTTATTCATAAGCTTATAGAAATCTTTATCGAAAGAATTCGTTGCCTTTTTTCGCATCTCTgtgttgaaatttataaatggcTGTAGCCAAGCTTCttgcttaaaaagtaaaattttgtatatttttttcattttcaaccctaattttaaatataattttaagtttctataaTGAAGCACATATCTATTTTTATCGCGTAAATTAGGTATTAGTTTCGAAACGTTGGAGGGGTCACTCACACTTAATTCTGATGCTACTCTTTGTGAATAGGGGGAAAGCATGTCTGaagaaacttttaattgttCAGGGGCTACAGGTAAATCGCTATGTAAATCATGAATTTCAGTGGGATACTCCAAGTCCACTTCGATAATCATTCCCTCTTCCTGTTCATCCGACATATTCAATATGTCATCTGcacttaattctaaattttcactCCATCGAAAGTCTTTCGTGGGTAGATGACTCATCATCGCAGTACCATAGAggttatttttatctaaatatataatgtaGGAAGAGGGAACGTTAGCGTCGTAACCACCAGTCATGTATTTGTTGTTTGCGCGGGCATATCTATTAGATATCATTGACACACCTCCCCGCACTCCTTTCTCAATAAACAAATGCATTGTAGGATCAGTTAAAAGATGTAATTGCACCTTCGTCATTTTTAAGCATGCATTCCATGCTAAACCGGGGGCGGTGAATACATGCGCAGGATCAATTTCATAATGCGATAGGCATAAACTTCTGAATTTTTCAAAGACATCTGCGAGAAGGAGTGTGTCGGTTTTGACATATAAGTTGTGATAATCTTTTAATGTTTccatgttaaaattttgaaaaacagtacGTGCGTGACTATAATCCGATTCGCTCACATCTTCTTCATTTAAACTATTGTAAAAACATTCACGTGGAGGTAATTCGATTTCGTTAAATTTActcattgaattaaaatattcgtAAGGGTAAACACCCTTGCGTTTTAAAAGAGGGAGTTGATCGGGAGAAAATTGCGAAGATAATACATGGAATTCATCTTCTCCTAAATTCGAGACGAGCTTATCAAGGGAGGCGGGTATGAATTGAAAAGAGTCTAAAAATTGTAAGTGTCCGATCGAGAAAGTAATAAACTGTTCTGCATTAGTACCAATGCACGATATTCGTTTATTCCCGATTTTGCTCATCGTTTTTATTATATGATGACTATCATAgccttttaaattatgaaacactACGGGTATCTTTTTTGTCAACTTAAAGTTCAAATTACAGCTCGAATGTAAAGCACCGCGATACTTAGATGTTAAATGGCAATGATCTCTTACTCTATCATTTCCTAATACTTCATTACAAACATAGCAATGCGTTGCATTCGAAAAGGCTTCTTCTTCCTCTCTAGTTAATTGCATAGGTTTTTGAACCCTAAgtaaatctaaaataagtttttcctcCCCTAACAAGCTGTGTATGAAATGTTCCGCCGCGTTTTCCCCATGATAAACAACTGGTGGTTTCAAACACTTCCCTTCGTAATCAATGATAACATATGAATATCCGCACGGAATGTGCTGTGCATTAATTTGCGTATTAGACCCTAAATTTGTTGACTTTTGTTCCAAAATGCACTCAAAATCAGCATAAATAATGTACGGAATTTTATGTTGCATATgaaaagaactaaattttaaaatgcggTCATTCTCGCTCGGCATCgttattttttgtatcttaTGCTCCTTACAATATGTTACATGATCATCACGGTTATTTCTAGTATAAAACCGATGAAggcaaaaattacaataaaatgtggCCGCTCTATGTTCAGTTAGATGTGAAAGTAATCTACTCATATCACAAATGAGGCAAAAATGTTGCTTTTCACCTTTAGATATCAGCAAGAGATTTACATGGTGAACACCGGCTCGGTTAGATGAAAGATGTAATgggaaaatatctttattttcacaACCGAAGACATTAATTGAGAGATTATTAATCTTTTCAAACTTagaaatttgattcaatttcATGGGAAATGTTATCCCGCTTAAAGCTAACTCATTTTCAAATTCGCGATACTTGTTTACTCGATTAGCACTTTTACGGTCACTACAAGGGTGAAGAGCGGCTAGCACTGACCAGAGAAAACATTTGTTGTCACTGTTACGTATGtttaaaacagcttttttttttactatttcaggGGGAAGTGGGATAAACGAAGAACCATTTAAAGGGATGTATTTCGCTGTATTTAGCTCAAGGTAATTTACCTCATCCAGAGTCCACCCACTGCCCCTGTTCACGAATTCGTCAAAAGATAGAATAATTTTCCCAAAGGCACAATTAATTTGCTCttctaaattgttaaaatttaaagatattgcGTTGCAACTGCGAAAAAAAGAGGTGGCTATTTCTCGCTCACCGTCCTGGGCGGTTCTTGAAAAAAGAGCTTTGACACAAATATACCACTTCGTACCCGATGCATCAATGTCAGCTTGAAGAATGTGTGATAGGTTGTCTTTTAAGtcatttaagaaaagtaataaatcgTTTTTCTTACTACTGTAGAGGGTGCGACTCCTGAACGCTCCATCCAATGCACTCCTGTGCAGCTGGGTACTTTCTTCTACTTCCCTCTGTTTAGCCGTAGAAGTCTGCGAAAGAGATAAGAATAGAATATAAGTGAAACTATTGGGAATTAGAGAACTGTTACAAAACACCTTTACTccttaatgtaatttatagttttatttgctactttattcaaatgttatttgTATATTCCTCTGAATCAATTAGCTTAAAGATCAAACGCTTAAGAAACAGATATCCAttcgttaattattttatttaaattaaatgcaattcttttaaagaaaaaaaaaataagacttcaagaaacattaaaaaagggattgaaatgattttttcgcTTCTtctaacattaataaaattagccaTATTAATTTACTCATTACAAAACAATAACcttctgttattttaataaagaagtaaACATTCTTAAAtcacattattatatttaaatataatcccttttaaaagaaatgtaataatatagttttaactaTAAGAGTGTAAGAATTAACTTACTCACGCTAGGAGAAAACAAAGTCTCTTCATTTAGGATGTCAgacgaaacatttttaataacctcATCTGCATACGAGTCATCCATGCAATCATCGTCATCAGAGGAGGAGGAAACAATTCTCTGCACCCTTCTTGCTCGTTTCTTTCCATTCTTTACGGAATCGTCACTAGTAGAGAAACGTCTCTTCCGTCCACTAGATTGTGTTGTAGAGCTAGGAAACTCTCTGCTGAGTCGAACTAACACCTcctaaagtaataataataaattgtattagaatataatacataagatcgtaaaaaaaaaaaagaaaaaaaaatgtatgtaaagaaaatttacatcattttacgattatttttttaaaaaatgtaaacctattatatttttaaaaaataagaaaataaagataactaattagtaaattaaaatttaacctgctaaatataaaaaatattttcgtcaacattaattatgtataatgctttaaaaaagtggtcaaataaaaaataaataaaatgaaattcaaatgaaGGATACTTACTTCTGAGACATCTCTTATTGCCTGATCAGCCTCGGCATCGTCCATAGTCCATTGTTTATCCATAGTTGACCCGCACGCGGCTGGATGGAATGATGAGAACTGACAACGATGTACGAAAAAGTACCCTTTTTATATTGGTGAATAATCGGTGATAGAAAACTAAACaacaacagaaaaagaaaatagtttctaCGAATTGCAAACAGCACTTTTCTTTACATAACTATCTTCGTCgagatttatctttaaaaaattaaaagcattcttaaaaagataaaagcGGGGatgttttcatgaaaataagaGTGAATACTTGTTTTATGATTCGATAATTCTTCCAGACGAGACAATTTATcgataaatgaaaacattttctatcGGAAATCGCTTACAGATTATATAACTATGTAAGGTAATGGGAAAATGTTTTAACTCTCACTCCCCTTTCACGGTAATTTCTTATCCCCTCGTAAATACGGCGTTTCAATTCACTCTTTGTCCGCTACCTGTATTATTGCTTACGTTCATTGTCTGAAAAGCTGCGACGACGCTTATTTTTCTCTGGCcattgtattttaaatctaatgtaTCATTGCAAATGGAAAAAGAGATGTTATCCGAAATTGAGATTCCATCACTTAAACATAAGTCTACCGcattatgtttgtttaaaatattgaaagtaaaaagTATTACGTTTATCGCAATAAAACAGCAGAGAGAGATGACTCGACTGTCGAATGGCATAATGGATTCTGCATTAGTGGAGAATGTGTAAGCGATAGTTAAAGGAATGCGATTATCTATCGTATGACGTTGTAACTCGTATTAATTCTCGCAGGATTATAATCACGCCGATTAGACGTGACTATTGCGCGAGCCGGTGCGCGAGAGAGAGACCGCCCGCCCGCCCGTCCGCCCGCCGCCGCCGCCGCTGCCGCCCCGCGCTCGCCCGTCGCGCGAAAATAACGggttctataaattaaaatttgaatataatcgaaaaaaaaaaaaaaagaacgcgtaaaataaagaaaaaagtgtgtttctttcaatcattttttattaatactttttattgttttacatatATTCTGTAACTACATTTGCAACCACTGATAtggttttttcttttgaattttctttaatttgggGGCGAGAGAAGAacctttttgcaaaatataagaCTCATTCTTTATAAAAGTGCGAGGTAAATTAATGTCCTTGATTATTTCGCGAAACTCTTCTTGTCCTGTTATGAAAGtgttattcttcttttttctcatcATGTTGTTCAATAAATCTAcgatattagaatttttcacgACTTCGCCTTTGTGAACGAGCTCTCCCCGAGGTGTCCAAGATACGACAtcgttgtttttctttaaaaattcgagAACGTTCTTCGTGTTTGAAGTAAACTGCTTTGGCATTGAAGATAGCATTAAACtttctatataattttcttcCTCCTTTATTTCCGGTTTCTCGTCCGGCACTTCATCTGATTGGATTTCTTTATTTGATATGGGAGAATTTAATGAATCTAATTTAATTCTCTTTAACAATACttgattatacatttttattttctcatcttCATCCATTTGTGAAAGTAATATTTGCTTCATCTCACGATCTAATTCGCTGAGTTTTTCATCCGGTAGAACATGGCGGGAAACTAGATGTTCGGGTACTAAAATCATCTTCTTAgcatattccatttttattcttaaacttatttagtCAAGTAATTGCTAAGAATACTTATAGCTATAGGTAAGAGACCGTAAAGAAACCCTCCTTTTTGAATGATAAGCTTGCGTTTCTTTTTGAAAGATACTTTTTTGTCGGAGAGTTTTCTCAGTGTATGTTTATGTCGAGCTAACTTTCTTTTCTGATGCGCTGTGATTggtatatttccttttaaagtgTTTAAGCAACACTCGGAGATGCATTTGATTGTTGATTtaggaagtttttttaataacacttttaacgatttttttggacaaattaatattagtcTCAGTCTTTGTACATCCTCCTTTGTAGCAACCATGATGGGGAATGATCACACTCTTTTAAAGACatcacatttatttcatttgatacaCGCACATTTCTTCACCtggtaatatttttgttcgCAAGCGTAAGTTTTCATCCGTTTCAGATCTTAAATCCACCATTAAGTAAGTGAAGGGTTTTTTAGTCGCATCTTCAAAGACTtcgagaaaaaatttcaagttcctAGGGTATAACTGTCTCCCTAAATGAGATATCTGACTCACATCTCGTCTAGatttaaatagaaacaaataatgagaatttaaggatatttctctaaattcttttcctttatGAAATATGTTCTGACTGACTGTGATAATTGATATATTCATGTGATGCGATCCTCGGGTGTACAAATCAGTGATTCTTTTGTTATTTCCACATTCAGACATTAAATcgtctaaaataaataaagtattttttcctaaataattattgaaattttcggGTATCCCTTCTACAAAAGTGACATCTGGAATTTCATCATATAAATCTTGATATATACCGTAAAACCAAACGACTTTATCAATTTTGGGATAGATTAATTcactatgatattttaaaaaattctttaaaaagtaactcTTCCCCGAGGAAGTTGGACCGCAAATCAAAGCTGTGAAAGAGGCCTTTAATCTCAGTGACTCCATCACGATAAATGAAAGAACATAGCAGACGTTAAGCTTATTTATACATCAAActctttattatgaaatataaaatggtacatattcattataaagcttttttttaacaaagttataCACACGTTTATcattttgcatagaatttaaTTGTAGtgaatcaataataaatttcattgaacGATTTCTACAtcgaaaatacaaataatagaTACAATACTGTCCACATACAGCAGTCGAATCACTTTGAAGAGAGACGTCATTGTAAGTGACGTGCgagtaattcttaaaataattactaatgtAACGATTGAAAAAGTTAGGTGAGTGTCCGTAGGAATCGAAAAATTCTGCTGAGTTAGGTGAGTTCACATAAAATGCCATCCAGTGAGTTCCAGATTTGTAGTGTGGGTCAGTATTAACCACAAATGCAGATGGAAATCTTGTAATTCGTTTAGGAATTCTATCACTCGGATAAACGCCAATAAAAATTCTGTGGGTGGACACatcttttttcaatactttctcTATTTGTAGAACATTCATACTGAGAAATCACATATAACAGAACGACTCTTCGTCACCTCGATAATAGAATTAAACTCGCTATAAACAAATAACGATATAGTTTTAGGAAGAGGTTTTGAAAACTTCAgttcaattcttaaatttccCTGACGAATTAAGTTAAGATAACTCCCGTCACATAAGTCTGGAGAGAGATCAAAGGAATACAATGTATATCCTTTTGAAAATTCGTCTCTATTTATGTAAATTCCTTTATTGCTACTTAATCTCTCACTTCCTAAGAGTAAACTGTTGTAAGAACGAATGTACTGATCATCTTCGTAATTCGGAGTTAAAGGTTTGTGACACACAGGATTTCCGTCAACGTAAACACCTATGAAATTCACAtcattgtgtttaaaattaaaagggtTAGTAGTATAAGTGCCGTTGAATGCGTCGTTATCCACACAGGCTAAAACCAATCTTTTCGGAAGCTGTCCTAGGAAAACGTTGTCTTGAGAAAAGGAAAATGAGCCAGCAGGAATAGAGTACATTTTACATAGTACTCTGTCTATAGGATATTTAGCTGTTGTTTTTTCTAAGGCTTTTGCATGACCTAATAACACACCTGGACTAACTTTAACTTTACGCACAAACAAAGATGCATGCTCGATAGCTATTTGATACTTTGCATTTTCGGGAGATATGAGACAAAACTCCGGTTTATTTCTAATGAGCTTCAGTTTTAGATCAATCATGTTTAATAACAGTCTGTCTTGATAGAAAAGATCGCAATGTAAGTTTCCGATCATTTCTAATACCTTTCCCTTAGCAATCATTGAGGAACGCTTTTTCAATCCTTCGTTTTCTTTTGATGGGTCGGTCTCGTCGAGATGACCAGCGGTATCTTTGTAAAAGCATTCAGaggttaaaaaacttttcttatagtctgaaccataatttaataaagtttcgaTGTAAGATCTATATGCATAAGTATTACTCGAAGAAGTGATAGTACGATCATTCAACATTACATCCACTTGAGAAAAAAgagaatggaaaaataaattgcacggagaaattttctcattttcaggTAGAggtttattatcttttaaaacttttactttaacaTACAGTTGCGTAGCACTTAAATCCAAATACTCCTCTGAAGTCCCCGATATATTAAATTCGATTGGGAGGCCATCATGAATGTTCGATATGGGGTGATACTCTGACCACTGTCCTTTTTCTATAGCAGTTTGTGTTGGAGGCATGAGAAATAAATCAAGTTCCGATTTAACAGAAGGGAAAGAATCATTTCTTATTAAAGCCATGCTAGCTGAAAATATCTGGTGTGCACACTTTGCGATACTTCTTACTACTAGTAGATTTTCGGTTTTTGCGTTTCCTTTTATGCCCTCCAACCATGGTTTTCACTTTATCCGCTGCTTTATTTGTGAGTATTTTAGTCGCCTCCTTTATACGTTGTTTTGAAGCATCCCTTATATCTTTTCCTTGCATATAATCGTTAGCTATGTCAACTCCCGATTTGAGAGCTTGTTTTCCTACGGCCTTTGCTCCTGATTTGAATAAAGGTAAAACCATTCgaaacatacttttaaaaattccaccTAAACCGCTTCCTTTTTGAAGTGATACTTCTTTATAATAAGATAATCCATTCCCTGCTTGATTTGAGTAATAATCTTCGAAAGATTTTGTACAACAATGGTAGTTTTgatacattttgagaaaaatttgttctaTAATGTTTTCAACCGAAAGTGAAGTTTCACTATCAACTTCCCCCTTTCGAATGACACGTAACGTCCTGCGTGAGTTCTTATAACTATTTCGATTgactcaatattttttctagacAAAGGTAAATAGTGCGGTCTTTCAAACTGAGCATGAATCATTTCTCCATCTTTCCCACTCACGGTTAAAATTCGTAAAAGGGGGGCTACTACATCCCCAACCATTTCAGGTTGTATAATATCGGCATAGATATATAACAAGTGTAAATCGACATTAGGATCTGCTACAAAAGGACTCTCAATAGATAGTGTACCTGGAGGTATGACGTTTTCGCCTAACGTTTCATCATGAGGAAAACCTAAACTTTCCGCTAATCCTTTCGATAAACGAAGTGTGGCACCGTTTGTCAGctgaagttttacttttttcgaGAATTTATTATATcctaatttaattcttatatttttttcaaactgatcGATAATTTCATTTACTGAGTCGTAAAAACCACTCGGAAtcgagtttttcttttttacaccgTTACCTAAATTATACTCATACGAATTTCCATCTTCCGTTATGTTATTCCACATTCTCGgataaattatttctactaAGCCTACTTCCCATTCTCCCAAAAGTTCGAGACGTTTTGGGAGTTTCGTAGAAAAATGGGACATGGTATTGTCGGGAAAAATATGCATGGAAGCATCACTTGGTAGTGTTATGTAGAAACTCATTGTGACAAATTATGAGATTGTAGAAtgtgaaattacttttataagacGAATAAATCATTAGAGGGAAGCCAAGCATTAAATTTACTAGGATAACCTTTGAATTTAACTAAGTATTCCAACTTATTCTCATGAAAtcgtttttttaagattttttcgaCTGGAAACGTTTCAGGGAGAATAACTCTTTGCAATTCTTGGGTATAAAATGTTCCTTTAATTTCTTCACCCAtcaaatctttaattttgtataCTGGGGGGATTCTAGAAATACAATGGTTGATGATGAATATTTCTTCAGACCAATTGTTTTCATAACCTTTCTCGAAAACCATTTTCGACTTTGATATGCGTACAGCTTCCCCAATTTTAAATGTACACTTATAACGTTTCTGATTAGGCaagttttgatataaattattgaaaacttgtttttcgttttcttttgtAACTTTAGCAGGCTCCATTTTAATGCTAGTGTGATAGGTGTTATTATAACTCTTCATTATATCTTCTAAAACATCAATGTACCTAAAAGTGTTTTTAGCAGTGAAATACTTCCATAGCTTTGTTTTCAAAGTACGATTAAACCTCTCAACAATAGAACTTTTAGTGTGATTGAATGT
This window encodes:
- the LOC107453613 gene encoding uncharacterized protein isoform X1, producing the protein MKLNQISKFEKINNLSINVFGCENKDIFPLHLSSNRAGVHHVNLLLISKGEKQHFCLICDMSRLLSHLTEHRAATFYCNFCLHRFYTRNNRDDHVTYCKEHKIQKITMPSENDRILKFSSFHMQHKIPYIIYADFECILEQKSTNLGSNTQINAQHIPCGYSYVIIDYEGKCLKPPVVYHGENAAEHFIHSLLGEEKLILDLLRVQKPMQLTREEEEAFSNATHCYVCNEVLGNDRVRDHCHLTSKYRGALHSSCNLNFKLTKKIPVVFHNLKGYDSHHIIKTMSKIGNKRISCIGTNAEQFITFSIGHLQFLDSFQFIPASLDKLVSNLGEDEFHVLSSQFSPDQLPLLKRKGVYPYEYFNSMSKFNEIELPPRECFYNSLNEEDVSESDYSHARTVFQNFNMETLKDYHNLYVKTDTLLLADVFEKFRSLCLSHYEIDPAHVFTAPGLAWNACLKMTKVQLHLLTDPTMHLFIEKGVRGGVSMISNRYARANNKYMTGGYDANVPSSYIIYLDKNNLYGTAMMSHLPTKDFRWSENLELSADDILNMSDEQEEGMIIEVDLEYPTEIHDLHSDLPVAPEQLKVSSDMLSPYSQRVASELSVSDPSNVSKLIPNLRDKNRYVLHYRNLKLYLKLGLKMKKIYKILLFKQEAWLQPFINFNTEMRKKATNSFDKDFYKLMNNSMFGKTLENLRQRENIDIVVDKKKALKLIASPSFNSFNIIDDNLVIISRHVTSLVLNRPVYTGFTVLDISKIFMYEFHYNHIRNKYGEKAKLLFTDTDSLCYHIETEDIYHDMRENIDLYDTSDYPKHHFLHSEVNKKVLGKMKDELNGVVVVEFVGLRSKLYSILSEDGEKKAAKGVVKSVRNKKLKHSSYIKCLFENSRVREKMKTIISKNHQLYSVTTNKLALCPLDDKRYILENGCDTFAHGHFRINNV
- the LOC107453613 gene encoding uncharacterized protein isoform X3, which encodes MDKQWTMDDAEADQAIRDVSEEVLVRLSREFPSSTTQSSGRKRRFSTSDDSVKNGKKRARRVQRIVSSSSDDDDCMDDSYADEVIKNVSSDILNEETLFSPSVNFYG
- the LOC107453613 gene encoding uncharacterized protein isoform X2; translation: MDKQWTMDDAEADQAIRDVSEEVLVRLSREFPSSTTQSSGRKRRFSTSDDSVKNGKKRARRVQRIVSSSSDDDDCMDDSYADEVIKNVSSDILNEETLFSPSVSKLILTLL
- the LOC107453610 gene encoding uncharacterized protein F54H12.2 — encoded protein: MALIRNDSFPSVKSELDLFLMPPTQTAIEKGQWSEYHPISNIHDGLPIEFNISGTSEEYLDLSATQLYVKVKVLKDNKPLPENEKISPCNLFFHSLFSQVDVMLNDRTITSSSNTYAYRSYIETLLNYGSDYKKSFLTSECFYKDTAGHLDETDPSKENEGLKKRSSMIAKGKVLEMIGNLHCDLFYQDRLLLNMIDLKLKLIRNKPEFCLISPENAKYQIAIEHASLFVRKVKVSPGVLLGHAKALEKTTAKYPIDRVLCKMYSIPAGSFSFSQDNVFLGQLPKRLVLACVDNDAFNGTYTTNPFNFKHNDVNFIGVYVDGNPVCHKPLTPNYEDDQYIRSYNSLLLGSERLSSNKGIYINRDEFSKGYTLYSFDLSPDLCDGSYLNLIRQGNLRIELKFSKPLPKTISLFVYSEFNSIIEVTKSRSVICDFSV